GGCCAGGAAGAAATCGGAGCGGTTTACGTATCTGGTCGCGGCAGTAATGTCGAGCTTCGGGATCACTTCCATGGCGGTTATGGCTGTCTATTACAGATTCGCTTGGCACATGGAGGTATTTTGCTCTTCGTATCTTCAATTTCCCCCAAATTTTCTTCAATTTGTTGGTTTAATGTCTGGAATCGATCAACGCCGCAGGGTGGGGAGATACCGTATACGGAAATGTTTGGTACATTTGCTCTCTCCGTTGGCGCCGCTGTAAGCTGCTTTTATCTTTGTAAATCAATCGAATCGACATTGATTTCTAGTTGAATTTCGTGATATTGTTGAATTGAGCtgaaattgagttgaaattgagttgaaattgagttgaaattgaattgaaatttgCTAGGTGGGGATGGAGTTCTGGGCTAGATGGGCGCATAAAGCTCTGTGGCATGCTTCGTTGTGGCATATGCACGAGGTTCGTGTGCTTTAACTGAATTGAATCAACAacaatgaaaattgaaatgtATGATGATAATTGATTTgaattgatttgatttgatttgatttgattgcaGTCGCATCATAGACCGAGAGAGGGGCCTTTCGAGCTCAACGACGTTTTTGCGATAATTAACGCGGTTCCGGCCATCGCCCTCCTCTCCTACGGTTTCTTCCACACCGGCCTCGTTCCCGGCCTCTGCTTCGGCGCTGTGAGTGTCCTTGATTTTTGATCAACTGACTTATTTTGAGTCGTCTCTGTGAAtgaatgtgtattttgtgtgtgcaatgtgtgttgTGTGCGCGGGACGTGGATTGAATTTCAATCCACGTCCTGAATTCCATGGTACTAAATGCACTCTTGTGACTAATATTTGTGCGGATCGATGCGTCAGGGCCTAGGAATCACTGTCTTTGGCATGGCCTACATGTTCGTCCACGATGGCCTCGTGCACCGGAGATTCCCGGTGGGACCCATCGCGGAGGTGCCCTATTTCAGAAAAGTGGCCGCGGCTCACCAGGTATGAGTTGATCATATACAATTAGTGTTGTAATTTAGGTAATTAAAATTGAGATCTTGTTTGATATTGGTGTCTTGGAATTCAGATTCATCACACTGACAAGTTCGACGGTGTTCCATACGGGCTGTTCCTCGGACCCAAGGTTTGTCAACTAGATTAATTACTCATTCAAAGCATAGCATTTCTTTTTCGACACGTGATTTGATGTAGTGtagttttgtgtgttaagtgaaaagagaataaagtagaaagactcatgtttttattttttaaaatgttgcTTTTAGTGGTGTGTTTATTCATTTTGttgaatatataaattttgCTGGGATTCAGTTATCTTATTGTGATCGCTTGTTTATGTAGGAACTTGAAGAAGTAGGAGGGCTACCTGAGTTGGAGGaagaaattgataaaagaattaaattgtCCAAGAAATCTAGATGATAGTTTTTTTGGTTTCCTTGTAGAAAAAAAGTGGCATATCTtcttgatgcacagatgaaatGAATGATTTTAACTTAATACTAAGATTGTAACCAGGGATGGTTGGTTTGAAATCGGAATTAGATGAacggtttcggtttcggtttcggttttgaAACTGAATTAGAATTGACATATCGGTTGCACACACAAGCCGAGGGGGCCGGCATATGCCTTGGTCGATAGTACCATTTACCCCCCTTTTTTACTGTCAATATTGTTGAAATTGTTTGAAATCCTTCTTAAGTTGTCCTTGATATTGATCAAATAGTAAGAAATGGCCATGTCAAAGATGGGTTCGGAAGAATAAGTAAATAAATGTTGAAATAAGGAATAGAAGGgaagaaaatgttaatttttttatataaatataatttttagttaAGGTATTGTAGTagtttaataatatttcaattacataattattatattttaaatatgtgAATACTTAATTTGAATCTGAGAAAATGTTTAGTACTCCAAATAGTAATGACTCAATTAGTTATTTCACATTGGTCCCTGATCGTAATTGGCAATAAAAAACTAGCAAAAATCGCCCAAAACGAACCAAAATCATCTTAACGAGGTAATTACAGTTTTATAGTGAGTACtactttttaaattaatatagcaGTTCTTGAATAGGTTATGATATGAAAACTGAATAAATTCAAGTAGCAAAGGTTGTGACATTGCACTTAGGTAGTAAACAAAATTATGAGGGCGAAATTTAGTTGATATACAAAATTTGGAGGAAAATGTAGTTGTTTCTAGAGACTTATGTTGGCTGGCATTTTTGGCCTTGTGTTTTCTAACAATTGCTCCAAAATTTTGATATTGGATTGTCAGCATTTGCcacttgattttttatttttatattcttgTGAACTTCATTAACTCATCCAATGTCCTTTTTGTTTTCGAAAAGAACCTTTTATTTTGgttcccttttttttatttaataaatgtaGGTTATAACTTAGGTGTTCAAACCCAATTCCTTTGAGTGGTTTGATATGGCTTGAATAATTGAATTTAAAGTTCATGCTAAACTCATAGAGAGCATAAATAAAAGAATGAGATTTGATGGAATTTATATTATCAACTTATCAAGGCTATAAGTAGTAcatttgtattttaaaattcactaaaataaataagcatTTGACGACATAAAAGTGTCAATATCGTCCTTTTagatttatttaatgaaatattttttcattcatttttaaaatatgcttCTATATGTTTTTTCACGACGCAAATACTACCACGCAACAAAAATTGGGCCTTAAACTAACGAGTCAACTCCATTGACATGAGGAAAAAAAATTACCACCTGCGAAAGATGGTGTCAATGTGTTCGAATTTAGATACCATCTTCTACTTCTCCAATTTATACCGTTTTTACACAATTTGAGAAGTTAAATTACGCAGGGACTTTTACTTATTTGGATGATAGATAGCTATTCAATATTAGCATACAAGTTCGTATGTGTAATGAAGATCATGGATATATCAATCCATAactaatttaatattataattattcaaagtGAACCATTTACATCATCTAGAGTtaagaagataaaaaaaatcatagatCTTTTACTATATATCTGAAATAGAAATTTAAATTCAAGATCGAAACTTAACTTTTATAATTCTTAGATCATCATAGTACTATATAAATTATAACGGGTCTTTCGTCCTATCCAATccgtattaatttataattatatgctATTGGTCTAATTAGGCTTATCCCaacttaatatatatatagctGCCAAACAAATTTAATTGGACGCAATTAAAGTTTGTGATTGTGACCATATCCTATCATTTAAAATAAGCAATTGGTCTTCCAAATAAAATGCTGTGAATTTTCTACCTTTTTGTTGATTGAGTAATGTATAATAGTGGTACCTaacaatttaatttgatttattcaCAATTGAACACGCGTAACGTAGACCTTTCACTAACAATATGTTTTGTTCAACTTATTAATCAAAATCCAATAAAAGTGGATAATCCACTACACTCTTGTCCCCCACACTTCGTATTTGCCTCTTTTTTATTGTTCAATTATTCAGTTGATTTGCTATGGACGAAGGACACGTTTTCATGTTGCCACGTCAAGATGTGAAAGAATATTTTATCAAGAAATCTTATTGCCAATGCTGACGTGTAATGTAACTAATTGCACAATTATTGAGTGGAAAGTGCATACTTAAAGCTTAAAACAATTCTATATAGAGTAGTGTTTTTCTACGATCAGTAAGAACCCTTTTTGGGAGTaatccaaaataaatttattaactatatcaaattaaaaataggATCATATTTATcgattttgaaatgatatgacctaatgaaataattaacttaagattaaaactaaaatcatgtattcgaatatttttttttcaaaaatgatTGTGGTTGCCATTATGGGCCTAACTAATATTGACATAGGCTGGCCCGGCCAAAAACTTTTATTCGACCATGGATCAACTAATTTTATTACGATCAGATATTAGTCCATTAAAATTTCAACGCACTCATTTATTTAAAGCCCAAGACATAAATTTCTCTAACCAGCATAAGCCCATGGGCCTAAATGAAAATCTCAACCAAACCCAATATATTATTCACAAGTCTTAAGAGTGGATTTAGCTACATAATCAAAAAGGTTTAACAAAATGTGAGTCTCATTtctatagtatttatttttattttacagtgaaataagttaataaaatatgagaaccAATTCTCAAATATAATAAAACTAGAGTGGGACAAATTGGAACTAAGCAACTGTCAAGTTAAAACTTATAAAAAGACTGGCCAAAGTGTCAaactgaaaattttaaaatttaaaacttatAACGTAATGAATCGTACAAATACTTATTCGTATACAAGTACTTTTACAAAAGAACATATCATAGATTGAGGCCAAAACATTGAAAGCTTAcaagaagataaaaaaaaataacaaaatttctATGTTGATTACAACAGGTTTTGTATAAATCAGCAACAAACATATCCAAGCAACCGAGTCCAATATACATCTCAAATTCAAAATCATGACACCCTACTCACAAACATGGGAGAATAAAACACAAAAAGTtcacaaggaaaaaaaaaaatagggcCTTATGCTTTTTACCAAAAAGACATACCTACCTTTGGCCACAACTCCTATCAACACTATGACTGCATAACTTTGTTCTGTTTAACACAAGCCGGCGCTTTGAACGACTGGCACTTCCACATCGATGGCGCCCTCTCCACCGGAGGCGGCATCAAACTGTTACTCGAAAACAAGGCTTGAGGTTTCCCCTCCTCTTTCGGACTAGTTTGGTCCTTGATGCTACAAATGCTCAAGGGCAGTTTCTTCTGCTTGATTCTTCCCCTCTTTCGACTAATGCTATCCAAGACTTCACCATCGTCCAGCTTCAGCCTTTCGGGTTTGCTGAGGCGAGAGCCGTCTCCATTGCTGTCATCCTTGGAAGTGTTCAAGTCTACCATGATCATGTCTACTTCTACTACACCATTACCGTTGTCCCCTTCGCCAACTGTACATCCCCTCGGCCGTTTATGCTTGTGACTCTTCGCATCAGCACTTGGCGGGCTCTTCAAGATTCTTGGGGAGCTGTTGATGGCGCGATGCAGATTGTGAGCCAATTCTTCGTCTGTTCTTGCGCTGTTTTTCTTCTTGCTG
This sequence is a window from Salvia splendens isolate huo1 chromosome 5, SspV2, whole genome shotgun sequence. Protein-coding genes within it:
- the LOC121805598 gene encoding beta-carotene hydroxylase 2, chloroplastic-like; this encodes MAARISVATLRHGPFLGPKPAPIASLHWISRLERSTRRPNLTVCFVLEDEKMRPINEPEAEEASGGVGRAISLAESVAEKVAEKMARKKSERFTYLVAAVMSSFGITSMAVMAVYYRFAWHMEGGEIPYTEMFGTFALSVGAAVGMEFWARWAHKALWHASLWHMHESHHRPREGPFELNDVFAIINAVPAIALLSYGFFHTGLVPGLCFGAGLGITVFGMAYMFVHDGLVHRRFPVGPIAEVPYFRKVAAAHQIHHTDKFDGVPYGLFLGPKELEEVGGLPELEEEIDKRIKLSKKSR
- the LOC121802018 gene encoding uncharacterized protein LOC121802018, whose translation is MHKNMETNTCTVNHLDADAHLPPRKRLLAGLKRQNSDANSPTQSTPSPSSAGSEHDARLNSALRYQLSNPSLSNEQIVEDSRIAAMKAAKLAEAARANAEEKAAKAAKAVAAAKTALDLVAILSEETGNKEKLLKKNKMKKHVTVEALYSKKKNSARTDEELAHNLHRAINSSPRILKSPPSADAKSHKHKRPRGCTVGEGDNGNGVVEVDMIMVDLNTSKDDSNGDGSRLSKPERLKLDDGEVLDSISRKRGRIKQKKLPLSICSIKDQTSPKEEGKPQALFSSNSLMPPPVERAPSMWKCQSFKAPACVKQNKVMQS